ttcccactttttaCATCAATAATCGCCCCCGCAAtatgaaggaagggtctacatAGAATCATGGGAATTTGAGTATCCTCTTGCATATCCAGCACAACATAATCCACACGTATgtaaaatttacctactctaacggtaacatcttctaaaacacctaaTGGGTATTTTACAGAATCGTCGGTCATTTGTTGAGTAATATTAGTAACTTTCAACTCACCCGTGTTTAATTTTGCAAAGACAAAGAAGAGCATGACACACACCctagcacctagatcacataaagctttatcaataaaaatGTGCCAATGTTACAAGGAATAGAAAAACTTCCGGGGTCCTTAAGCTTacgtggagacttattttgcaatAAAGCACTATACTCTTCAGTAAAGGCTACAGTCTcaacctcacaaaaagcacatTTCCTGGTCAATATACCTTTCATAAATTTAGCATAGGCAGGAACTTGTAAAATTAACTCAGCAAAAGGAACAGTTACCTGCAAAAGTTTTACCACGtccaagaacttaccaaactctcgtctagcttattcttgagttgacGGTTTCGGAAGGGGAGTataataggtggtacttgaatcTTTGTCCCCTTCTTAACCTTATGTGCAACCTCTTTCTCATGGGCTACCTTTTCAGCTACTGTCTTCTCTGTGATTACCTCCTTAGCTACTTTCTTAATCAGATCACTAGTAGACACTCTAGAATCATCATCAACAGGCATAGAAGGGCCTTCATACCCATGCCCACTCCGCACGATAATAACATTCACAATCTCTTTAGGATCAGGCATTGAAGGGAGTTGCCCTTGGTTTCTCTCTGCAAGACTAGTGGCCATTTCTGCCAATTGattatcaatgatcttgttatgagcggCAAGAGCATCAATTTTTGCATCCTTTCCCAAAAGAGACTTTTTAATTTAGAGCATCATATTCCGCATTTCCACTAACATAGGGTCAGACTGAGGGGCCTGAGGCTGTAATGGGGGAATCTGTGCCTGTGGAGGCGtataggtgaaggaaataatgcccttggtccaagtatgcattcaatgctaaatctaataaatgcggttcaatattaattaattatgcaagttaataattcagtgagatcaagtgagccgaatgcctagctagaggccgcttcagttcaagtgaaattaataatattaatccacagcttactcttgactgaacccgtagggtcacacaaatagtacgtgaacggatcaagtatttaagtgaattaaatactctaattatgaatatcaatcgacggatctcggttctagtgggagctgaaatcgtcaaaaggcaaaatatgaatactccggaaatgatgatgttgccagaaacggaaatatggatcataacggaaatataaatattatccaagtcgtagatgttgccggaaacggaaaaatggtacgtatcggaaaatattattggaaatagaaatattgccggaatcgaaaatattgtcggaaacggaaatattaccggaatcaaaaatattgtcggaatcgaaaatattaaatatttgttcgaaacggaaatatattccggaatcgggaaaattaaatatttgttcaaatcggaaatgaattccggaatcggaaaacgaatcggaagcgcggcgtacgaaacgatcgtccgacgagcttgctagacgcaaggcccagcacaaaggcAGGCCCAcacctagcgaagcccgcgcgcacaACAAACAGCGAACAACCCaggcccagcagcagcgcccacggATGGGCTGCGTGCTGCCAACGCCTTCCTTGGGCCGAGCCACACAcaacgcccctcgtgggctgcgtttgtgtgtgtgtgtgcaatgctacgaatccttggtcgtttaggatacCCCCTGGGTATGATACCCATGGCTGTGATtggtttaaaattttaaattccaTGCGGGTTTGctattttagatttaaattttCATCCCATGCATGTGGGGTTGCTTATGTGAAAACAACAAATGGGAGCCTAGGGTATGTTACTATTTGATACCCAGGGGTATATGTATCCGCTTCTATAATATACCATCGTCCCAATCATGTTGATCAGCTCTAATAAACCATCATCTCAGTAAGCAAACCCTGTCCAATCATCTAGTCCCAGTTACCAAGTGTTTAAGAGCATATCCAATGGTTGCAGCTAGAGACTTGTTTGCAATTTTAAGAAATTCCAAGCTACTAGCATGACCATTGGAGTTGGAAtgataaattagcttggccGAGCAAATTAGCATATTTAAGCTGATTTGCTTGAAAAATTTTGGCcaatgaaataatattaaattaaattaaattaaaatattgattGACAAATATGACTACATTACATATCAATCTAGTAGCTAACCACTAGGGTACTAAATAGCTAGAAAGGGAAGTAGCTTGAAATACTATGTGACATGACAAGCTAATTTAGAAATTAGTTTACCGTTGGAAATGTTATAAGATGTCACCGTCCGCAAGTGTGGAATTACAAAATTACCCCTATATTTTGAAGTCAGCTTCCGTCTTTTGTGCAACTGAACAAAAAGACGAAATTCAATcaaccccaaattcaaaattgatCAGCGAAACTGAAGAGCAACAATGGTGAAAACAGTAGTGGGAGAAGAAACCCGCCTTCAATTAGCCGAAGATCGTCTTGCTCAATCCGCAATTCCTGCGCAGGTCCACGTTTTCTCCATCTTTCTATCTCCTCTCAAATTCTCAAAATTAGGGAATCAAGTTGAATAATGAAGTTTTGTTTTGCGAATAATTGTTGTTTTTTAGGTAGGGTTAGTGATAGGCAAGCTCAATTCCAAATTAGATCGagggtttatctttgatttagTGCCAACACCACCAAATGATGCCGGAGATCCCCCATGTTCCATCACTGATCCTCTCAAAGGTGGTGGCGATAAGAAGAAAGGTTCAAAGCCCAAATCTTCTGTCGATTCTTCTTCACTCGCTATCGACAAGGATTGGGTCACAGAGCACGCTCGTCAGGTAATCTAAATTTTGGATTGTTGATTATGGCGGAAGTTAGAAAATTCTTCAACAGCAATTTGATTTTTATCGGTTATTGAACTGCAACAATGTCTGTCGTTGTACATTACTTGTTCCTATGAACTGCTGTTGAATTTGGTTTCAAAAGTGTTGTATGTTAATGTAGCTGTTATAACTTTGTTGGTGGGTTTTGGCGAATTTGGGAGATAATGTGGGAGGAGGATATTGTATACTTCGTATATCTGAAATTTCAGGGTATTAGAATCAGCCTAAGTTTTTgccaaaaagggaaaaaaaaatcagcgtAAGTTTGAGAATCCTCAAATTGTTAGTTGACATTTCTTGGTTACTGAGTTGCATTTTGTCTATGTAAATTGGTTTAGTGATTTCCTGGTGCAGGAAATTTCATTTGTGGTACTCTGCTTGTGGTTTTGAACTGAAGTTGATTTCCAGTGTTGGATTTTGGTGAAATTTGGAATGATGTAGGGGGGAATAATTACAACCAACCCTTCATTTTCTACTTTGTCCTAATTCGAGCGAGTTGCTAAAAGTTTTATGAACACTATATTTGGTGGGGGTTGTCTCATTTTCTATTCTCTCCTTATTGTAGTGCTCTGTTATAAAAAATATCACCAGAGCGAGTTGCTAAAGGTTCTATGAATTACTACCTCTGTTTTCTTGTTCTAGTAGCTACTGAAACCAAAGAGAACCTAAAATTGGGACCACCAAGTGGATACTTTTACATGTGATTAAGTCTCACGAGATGATAAAGTACGAATAATAGGTTGACATAAATTGCTGCAAATCCATGTATGCGAAATATAAATCCTGCAAATAAAGATCTGATCCTCGAAATTAAATATGATCCTCCAAATTGAATTTAGATCTCACAAAAACAAGTCTGATCTTGCATGAGATTTTACATATTGAGTTGAATTCTATATCTAGTAGGGTTCCCCATAACCTAGTTTAGTTAGAGTTTTATTCGTATTtggtctctttttctttttcataattgtaattagtttagGATTCGTTTTTAGCGAAGCCGATTTCTACTCGTTTTAGGATTTATTTTGTAGAATTCTATCTTTCTGTTTAGTTGATTGTTTTCAGGCTATCCTAGGGTCATTAGGACTCTATTAGGCGTGCTTGTATGCCTATAAAAAGCTGGTTTAtttctaaataaaaaaaaggagagTTGAGTTATATGAAAAATAGTCAGAGCATTTTGCTTGATTTCAGTTTTGTGCCAAAAGTACACTTACTGCGATTTGTGTTCTATTTTATTGACTGCGATCGATAAGAATCCCTTAATTCCTGCAAGAGTTGAGAACTATCCATGTTACTTTCTATTGGGTCCGTCTACCTAAATCAATATAATTAAAAGTGAGTAGAACATAGGAAATCAAAACATAAAGTGAGTAGAGCTCAGGAAACAGAGGAGGTACTTTATTTGGTAGGGGGTGTCAATTGGAGGCCTGGTCCTAGAATAGGATATATATTTCATATTGAGAAACCCGCAAAAGATTAAGTCATTTGGAACAGATAAGAACCAGTTTGTGCTCCATTATTGAAAATTATCCTAGTACACGACCCGGTTATTGAATAGCGTTCAATTTAAGTTGTTGGATAAATTAAACAATTAGGATTGTATAGCTCAAAGATTACAATCATGCATTTTATTTACCTCAATTacatgaacatatagttcagaGATTACAAATATATACTCTCTTCATTCCTTAATATTCTACACACTTTTTGTAGATTCTTGTTTATAGGAAAGTTAGTAATATGTTAGTTGTGGTAAGACAAATATGGATTATGTAAGAGATATATAGTATAAAGATGAGTGTAAGGAAAACATCGATAAAATAAGAAAGAGTGTGGAAGGGTGTAAATATTTTAGGGAAAGATGAGTAAGATGATAAAAGGTGATttccaaaatagaataaagtggAAGTGAGTAGAACAATACGAAGCACCCCAAAATGGAATGAATGCAATATTAAGGTAGGAGGGAGTAAgtttattatttgtttttagTGAGTATCATTTACTTCAGAAAAGTTATGAAAATATATCAATGCACTTTATTTTGTGCCAAAATCATAAAATTCCTAGTAACATCGATTATGCCCAGTGTTTAGAAAAGTGCGGCTAGGCAATAGGGGTcatgctcttttttttttgggtctagGCAAAGTGATTTTGATGAGCCCACCAAGACGCTTTACTTCTTTTCACAGAactttacttttatttatttattaaggccccgtttggtttggtgtaaaatgtTTTCAATGTAAAGTGACTTTCCATGTAAAACATTATCCAAGAGataacacaattccaaactagttttctgttttcctttgtttggttccttaaagAATAtgagagaagatggtgaagattgaggggaagaaggagagggaggtaaggaggaaaggtggaaaagtggtttccctccctttcaaatggaaaaggttattccacctttgagggagttatggagaattgtttttcattccttgtcaaaccaaacaacgtaaaatgattgaaaaggggaaaatcgttttccacggaaacgttttacaccctaccaaacggagcctaagtgCGCCTCACTCCAACAAGGGTCGCAAGGGATCCCAATTCCCTTGGTGCACCTTGAGCGTTTTTATGCACTGATCATTCATCCATGTTGGAAGTAATTAAAATACtggacaaagaagtagcaaataTGTTCTTAATTTTTGGACATATGTTCATCCAAACAAACTGCGTATCAGGGTTCGTAGTCCATGATATAATAATTGCTTTTTAGGTACTGGCCACACTAGTCTTTTGAATTCTTGCTCACAAGGTTTTTGGAATTTAGGTAAATGACTAATCATGTAATTTTGTTGGGTATGTATTTCTCTATTACatttttttgatattttattTCTGTAGAATTCAAAACCTTTACttggtagttttttttttttttggcaaataaagaaTTTTATCACCAAAAGAGGAAAGGCAACAGCCTTACAAAGAACAACCTGACCACCAAGCCACTTACACCAAACAGCCAATTACACTCCTAGAAATTTAGCAGCCTTAAATCACAGACAGGAGTGAAGCTCAGCAGGAACTCTAGCTGCCACTCTAAACTGTATGCCCCTAAACAACTCATCAGGTTGCTTACAATGACCATTATACAGCTTATCATTTCTATTAAGCCAAATAGAGTACACAGATTCTGCAAAAAAGGCTATCAAAAGCTTCTGTCTTCTACcactttttttgttttctttgattAACAAAGTTAACTCAGCAGTGAAGTTCTCAGGGTTCCTGTGGAATCTCAACAAGTCCAACACCCTCCTCCAAACCTGAGATGAGTAGCAGCAGCTAAAAAATAGGTGTTCCACTGATTCAGAGTAAGAGTTGCAGAGTAAACAACTGTCAGAGCTGACTATGTGCCACTTAATCAGTCTGTCTAAAGAAGGAAGCCTTCTCCAGATGGTTAACCACAAAATGAATAAGCTCTTAGGAGTGGCAGAATTGTTACAAATGATTCTCCTCCAAGGGACTTTCTGGAAATTACCACACATCTTCTTGTACATCAGTTGGATAGAGAACTTGCCTTGCTTCTCAACTGCTCCCCATCCCCCAATACTATCCACCAGAGGCATACAGCCTATAATCTTCTTCAATGCCCAAGACATTGTAGTGCATTGAAGACCATTTATATTCCTTCCTTTGATATATAAGCTATCAACCCATCGAACCCACATTTTGTCTTTTTTGTGAGTGATAGCCCAGAGCAGTTTACATATAGCAGCTTTGTTCCAAACTTCCATATCTCTAATATTCAAGCCACCAGCAGTTTTAGGAAGACACATAGTATCCCAAGAGACTAGAGCTTTTTTTGAAGGATTTGTATCACCTGTCCACAAGAACAGCCTGTAGTAGCTTTGAATCTCTCTAATCACTTTCTTAGGCAATACAAAGATCTGACACCAGAAGGTTTGCATGCTCAACAGAATGGTTTTGACCAACTGCAGCCTTCCAGCATAAGATAGATGTTTAGATGTCCAACTCTTGGCTTTTGCCAGCACCTTATCAACCAATGGCTTACATTGAACATAGGCTAACTTTTTTGTGGACAAAGGTACACTTAGATATCTGAAAGGAAAAATCCCTGTAGGAATTTTGAGTGCATCCAGAATTTGGCTTTGAATTCTCTCTGTAACCCCACAGAAGTAGATGTTACTCTTATCAAGATTTGCTTCCAGCCCTGAAGCTCGAGAGAAATTCTTAAATTTTTGGAATAACATTGAAGCTGACACCAAATCTCCTCTGCAAAACATTAataaatcatcagcaaacatcatatggGTGATGTTTAGCCTTTCACACCTAGGGTGAAAGTTGAAATTTGGATCAAGTTGTAGCTGTCCCATATTCCTTGATAAATACTCCATCCCAATTGCAAAGAGGAAAGGAGAAAGGGGGTCTCCTTGCCTCAATCCTTTCTTTGCTGGAAAAGGAGGAGCAGGCTTTCCATTTATGAGCACACTATATGACACAGAGGTGATGCAAGCAAAGATCCAATCCAGAAACACACCAGGAAAGCCTAGTTCAGCCATAACACTTCTTAGGAAATTCCATTCTATAGAGTCATATGCAATGTATAAAAAGGCTCAAGGCGCAACAAGGCGATTTGGAGTTCCCAGCGCCTTAGGCGCGCCTCGGTGCGCCTCATTGAAGTGAGGCGCCCtaataaaaagtgaaaaaaaaagtgaaaaaatggTATGTCTCTTGGTAGGTGCGCCTTTTTTGCGCCTTTTTGCGCCTCAAAGTGCGCCTTTGTGCGCCTTTTTGCACCTTGGTGCGCCTTAGGTGCGCCTCATTGAAGTCGCCTCGCCTAGACAATAAAAGGCGCTGGCTCCAATCGCCTTGCGCCTCAGAGCCTAGGCGCGCCTTAGGCGCGCCTTTTTATACACTGGTCATATGCCTTCTTGAGATCAACCTTGATCATGCATCTAGGGGATAAGTGTTTTCTGTTATAGCCCTTCACTAGCTTAGTAGCTAGCAACACATTATCAACAATATGTCTCCCAGGAATGAACCCAGTTTGGCTTTCACAAACAACAGATCCCACCACTTTCTGGAGCCTAGTTGTTAAaatttttgaaataattttgTATACAACTGTGCAGCAAGCAATTGGCATATACTCTTTAACCCTAGTAGGGTTAATCACTTTTGGCACCAGAGTAATTGAGGTACAATTAATCTGCTTGAGCaagatttttttgtcaaaaaattCCAACACAGCTGCATAGATGTCCTTCTTGACCACAGGCCATGCTTTCTTGAAAAGACAGCATTCAACCCATCCACCCCTGGAGCTTTGGAGTCATCTATACTGTTGATAGCACTATCAAACTCTGCAGTGGTAACAGGCATACAGAGCAAGCCCCTCTCCTCATAAGTCAACTGAGTACCCTTCCTCATTACAGGAATGTCTATCATGGGTAGCTGATCAGCACTTGAGCCAAGCAAAAGGGAGTAAAACTTAATCACCTCCCCCTGAATTTCTCCAGGAGTCACTAGCTTGGCATTACTGTCATCAATGAGCTCCAAGATCCTATTGACTCCGTGTCTTTCTTTCACTGCAGCAAAGAAATAACTGTTGTTAGAATCTCCTTCTTTCAACCATTGCACCCTTGATTTTTGCTTTAGAGCTGACTCCTCTATTTTCATCCACTTCTTCAAACTAGCAGCATACTCTTGCTCTTGACTAAGCAAGTGAGAATCAGAGTTTGGAGCTGGTTTTGAACATTCTCCAGTTGCTCTCTAGCTTGCTCAATTCTGGCTTGGATTCCTTGGAACTCTTGCTTATGAAGTAACTTTAGGTTTCCCTTA
This Spinacia oleracea cultivar Varoflay chromosome 6, BTI_SOV_V1, whole genome shotgun sequence DNA region includes the following protein-coding sequences:
- the LOC130463299 gene encoding uncharacterized protein produces the protein MATSLAERNQGQLPSMPDPKEIVNVIIVRSGHGYEGPSMPVDDDSRVSTSDLIKKVAKEVITEKTVAEKVAHEKEVAHKVKKGTKIQVTVPFAELILQVPAYAKFMKGILTRKCAFCEVETVAFTEEYSALLQNKSPRKLKDPGSFSIPCARVCVMLFFVFAKLNTGELKVTNITQQMTDDSVKYPLGVLEDVTVRVGKFYIRVDYVVLDMQEDTQIPMILCRPFLHIAGAIIDVKSGKLTLSVGDDKVHIVRGSNYWFQRAVKESQLFKRTVSNQCTSPPYTTPPSP